The region CTTACTTCACTTGGAATACTATCTCCAAAATACGACTCATGGTTTCTTAGCCAAATAATTTTTTCAAGGTCTATGTCTGCTCTTATAGTTTGGTTTTCTAAAGTAAATCTTTCACTTTTTGCCAAAGTAGAACCATACTCACAAATCAAGGCATCTCCACCAAAAATAGTATCAGAGCTTGATTCCCCTACTCCACAAGAGCTATAAATATAAGCACAGACCAATCTTGCACTTTGTGTTTTTACTAACTCTTGTCTGTATGAAGATTTTCCAACAAGTTCATTTGAAGCTGAAAGATTGAAAATCATATTTGCACCGTTTATAGCCATTTGGTTACTTGGTGGTAAGATTGACCATAAGTCTTCACAAAGTTCTATTCCAAAAGTGACATTGTTTTCATCTGTAAATAATAAATCAACCCCAAAAGGAACCTCTTGATTTAGAAGTTTTAGAGTTTTTGCTTTTATTCTAAGCCCTGATTGAAAATATCTTTTTTCATAAAATTCGTTTTTATTTGGAAGATAGCTTTTAGGAACTATTCCTAAAATACTTCCATCTTGAATTACCGCTGCACAGTTGTAAAGTCTATGTTCAAAAGAAACTACTATTCCAACTATAGCAATAGTTGATATACCTTTACTTTTTACTAATAATTTATCTAAGGCTTGATATTGAGATTCTAATAGATTTTGATTTAAAAAAAGGTCTCCTACAGTGTATCCAGTAATACACAACTCAGGAAAAAGTACGATTGAACTTTCGTTTTTAGTTTCTTGTTCAAATATTTTGATTATCTCTTGGATATTTTTATCTGTATTTGCAATCTGTACTTTTGGAACACTTGAAGCTACCCTATAAAAACCATACATCTCTTAGATTTTCCTTATTTTATGTTTTATAGGATAGATTATATCCTTTGTTATTTTAAATTGTAGATTGTGTAGTATAAATTGAAATAATAAGGCATAAAAAAAGGCTCCTTTAGAGCCTTTTAAAATTTCGGAGACTAAATGTTAAACTTCGCATATTTAACTTTTCACAAAAAGGATTCGCGTTTCCTTCATTTGTTATATTAAAATTATAATCTACCTAGGTTAATAAAAATGCAATAATACGTTAACAAATAATTAATAGAAAAGTTAATCTTTCTTAGGAAATAACTTTTTTACATAAATAAAAATAACTATAGGAAGCACAGCAAATAGAATAATAAAGCTAATCAAACCCATTTGAGCTTGAATAGAAATAAACATTATGACAGCATATATAATCATCAAAATAATTCTATGTTTTTTTTCAAGTTTTATGTTTGTAAATTTATTTATATCCAATTTTAATCCTTGATTTATTATACCATCTTTTTAAAATTACTATTTTAATCTCTCTTTATGAAAGGGAATTTTATTTTTCTGTGCTTTTTTCTCTTTTATATAACCATAGGTAAAAGTAAAAAAAATAAAAAGTACAAAATAAAAAACTATATCTAACATCTTTTTCCTTTTTAATCTACTTACTTATAATCTCTTCAACAATATTTAGTTCATCATATAAACCTTGCTTAAACTCAGTCTCAGCTAAAGAGGCTAACTCTTTTTTCTGCCTTTGGATATGTTCTTTAAACTCTTCAATAAGATTTGCCTCTTTTTGTATATAATAAAATACTAAGTCATTAAGCCATTTTGCAGCATTTATCCTACCCTTACGATAGTTGTCAGATAAATGAATATCTATTTTATTGAATTTATAATAAGTCATATGAGAATTAAGTGAATCACTTAACATCTCTAATTTTGGTATAGATTTTTTCATAAAAGAATTATACCATTTATATTACATAATGTAAATATATTACATTATGCAATATATAAATTTATCAAGAAATCTTTTTTTTCTAAGTGATATTAAAAAAGCCACAAGCTAAAATTACACCATGAATGAAAAAATAAAAAAATATATAAAAGAGATAGTTAAATACACAATTTTTGCAATAATAGCTTTAAATATAATAAGCTACTATAAATCGCAAGATTTAAATAAAGAGAATCTTCCCTATGATGCTTTTAAATTTATTAATGATAAAAGTTATACTCTAAATAAAGAAAAACCTACATTGGTTTATTTTTGGGCAACTTGGTGTCCTATTTGTAAACTACAATCTCCAACAATAGAAGAGTTATCAAAAGATTATCAAGTTATTACAATAGCTAGTCAATCAGGAACAAAAGAGGAGATTCAAAAATATCTAGAAGAAAATAATCTAAGCTTTAATGTTGTTGATGATACTTATAATGACTTTGCATACCGATTCAATGTAAAAGCTTACCCAACAACACTAATTTATGATAAAAATAAAAATCTAAAATTTACTGATGTTGGATATACTTCAAGTTTTAATCTAAAACTAAAATTATGGTGGAGTGAGTAATCTATATTTTAATAGATTTTATATCTCATCAAAATTTGCAAAAGCATTCTCGATACTTGGAATATTTTTATATGTAGTTTTTGTAAGTCTTACATTTTTTGTTTTTAAATCACATATTGCAATTCTAAAACTTGCACCAATATGTGGTTCTATTACACAAATAATCTTATCTTCTATTTGTCTTGTAGCGTAAACTGTACCTTGTAAAGAATTAAAAAAATACTTTGGATAACTTAATGGAGTAATTTCTACTACATCTATGGCTTCTTGATTTTCAAGAGTTTGAACTATATCCATAGCCTCATCATAACTCTCAAACTGAATACACCAGTCATCGAAATGTTTGTTAAAATGTTCTAAATCTTCATCTAGAAATCCACCTGCTAATGATTGTAAAGCATAAATTGACACTAAAACACCTTCAAATATATTAATTAAGAGCTAATTTTAGCATAAATTGTATTAGTCTATATTTTATTTTTATGGACGAAAATAAGATATAACCTCATACATCACTTCACTTTCTACTACTATACATAGATACAAAATAATTTCAAATTTAAATAAAATAGCAAGATTTAACTTCTCATTTAAAAAGTTAAAATCTTTTTTTGAGATATCATAAGAATGCATAGAAAGACTATGTTTAACATTTTGTTTATACCAAGCTATATAAGCTTCTCTTTTATTTATATTTTTTTTAGAAGTTATCTCATATAAAAAATAAACATGAAGAATTGATACAAAAAATGAGCTTAATAAAAATATATTTTCTTGTAAGTAATAGATTAAAATAATAAAAAAGGGGTAAGTTATAAGAAAGCAACTGATTTTTTTGTGATTATGGTAAATATAATTTATAAAAAAATACTTAGAACCTAAATCGTTTAAAATATTTTTTTTAAAAATCAAAACATTTAAATAAATCACAACTAATGCAATGACGTGCAAATGAAGCAAAGAAACCATAGTAATCCCTCCAGTTCACCCAACAAAAAAACGTCCTTTCAAAATTTATCTTAGTTCTATTTAATAATAAGTTAAAAATCAAACATAGATAATAGTTTAAGTAAGAGCTTTGTATATGATTATTTTTTACTTAATAAATATTTTTAAATCATATTTTTTCTATACCTTTCAAGTACTTATGTTAAAAGTCTAAATATATAAAAATAATTGGATTATAAAAATGAAAGAAAATATACAAACATTTGATGAACTTGCAAAATATACTAACTATTCTTTTATAGAAAGCCTAAATAGTGACCCTGAAGAAGCGTTTAATTCAGATAACAAATTTCCTAGAGAGGTTTTTTCTGGACACTACGTTAGTGTAGAACCAACTGCAATAAAAGAGCCAATATATATTTCTCATAGTAAAGATTTTTTTGAAGAATTGGGTTTTGATGAAAAGTTGATTGAATCAGAAGATTTTATAAAAATGTTTTCTGGTGATATTTCAAATCAGTCTGAACAAATAAGAGATAAAGGTTGGGCAACAGGATATGCACTTTCTATTTATGGTACAGAATATTATGCCCAATGCCCTTTTCAAACAGGAAATGGTTATGGAGATGGAAGAGCAATTTCAGTTTTGGAAGCAGTTTTAAATGGTAAAAGATGGGAATTTCAACTAAAAGGAGCAGGTAGAACTCCATATTGTAGAGGTGCAGATGGACGTGCAGTTTTAAGATCAAGTGTGAGGGAGTTTTTAGCCCAAGAGCATATGCACTCTCTTGGCATTCCAACATCAAGATCTTTAACTTTATTTACCTCTAAAAAAGAGCAAGTAAGTAGACCTTGGTTTAGAGATAATTCTTATTCAAAAGACCCTGAACTTATGATAGAAGAGGATGTAGCAATCACCACAAGAGTTGCTCCATCTTTTATAAGAGTTGGACAACTTGAACTTTTTGGAAGACGTGCTAGAAAAAACGAATATCAAGATGCAAAAAAAGAGTTGGAGATGCTTGTATTGCATCTAATTGAAAGGGAATATAAAGAGCTAATAAGTCAAGAATTAAATCTAGAAGAAAAAGTATTACTTCTAGCAAAAAACTATCAAGACAGGCTAAGTTCATTAGTAGCAAACTGGATAAGAGTAGGATATTGTCAAGGAAACTTCAACAGTGATAACTGCGCAGCAGGTGGCTTTACTTTAGACTATGGACCTTTTGGTTTTATAGATATGTTTGACCCAAATTACCAACCATGGACTGGTGGTGGTATGCACTTTTCATTTTTCAATCAACCCCAAGCAGCACAAAAAAACTTTAAATCCTTTTGTAGTGCTTTAAAACCATTACTTGATGTAGATAGTTTAAAAAAGTTAGAAAATATTGAAAATGATTTTGTAAATATAATGCAATCAAAAATAGAAAAAATGTGGGCTTCAAAACTAGGACTTGACAAGTTTGATTTTGAACTATTTAATGAACTAATCAATCTTTTGATGGAAACACCTATTGACTATACAATATTTTTTAGGGAGTTATCAAATTTACCTGAAGATATAAATGAGATATCAAATGCTTTTTATGATAATAGTTTTGAAAAAGAGAATATAAAATCAGCATGGAATAAGTGGCTTGAAAACTGGAAAGAGAACTTAGATAAGGATTTAGAAACTATTTCAAAAAATATGAAAAGAATAAATCCAAAATATACTTTAAGAGAGTGGCATTTAGTAAAAGCTTATCAAGATGCAGAAAATGGAAACTATGAATTAATCCAAGAATTACAAGAGATTATGACAAAGCCATATGAGGAACAAACAAAAGAGATAGAAGAGAAATATTATAGAAAAAAACCAACAGATTTTTTCGGAATTGCAGGAATTTCACATGTAAGTTGCTCTTCTTAAATAAAAATGTTTAAATTTTAAACTATTTTGTTACTTTTCTGTGACTATCTTGTTATATCATTTTAATATTATTTGTATTTTAAAATATATGGGGATTAAAATGATTGGAAGCAAATATAAAGCTACATCTCAAGATAACAATGTAGTAGTTAAGTTCAGTGATAAAGTAATTAGATATCAAGTTGATAGCAGCGAAATGGCGCAAGGTGTTTCAAACCTATTTAACAGACAATGTGTACTAGAACTATCAGAGATTTGGGACACAATTTTTGAATCAATAAATCAATATAAAAAACAAGTCGCATAAGCGTTAATAAAACTTTTAAAATCTAAAGGTATAGTACAAACTATACCTTAGTTAAACTAATAATCTAAAATACACTCTAATAAAAATCAAAATAAAATTCATTTCTAATATTAATACAATTTAAGATAATATCATACATTATATATAAGGAGTATATATTGATGATAATAACAAATATTGAAACTGTTCCAAATAAAGAAATTATAGAACACTTTGGTGTTGTTTCAGGTTCAACTGTGCGAGCAAAACATCTTGGAAGAGATTTTATGGCTGGTTTAAAAAATATTTTTGGTGGTGAATTAAAAGGCTATACTGAATTATTAAGTGAATCTAGAGATGAATCAATAAATAGGATGATAGAACAAGCCCACTCATTGGGTGCAAATGCAATAGTTAATGTAAGGTTTTCTACCTCAACAGTTGCGGCAGGTGCTGCAGAACTATATGTATATGGGACAGCTGTAAAGGTTGTATAATGTATGATTTGATAATTTTTTTAATATTATTGATTATGGGTTACCTATTTGGTACTTTAGCCGAAAGAAGACATTATAAATCAATAAAAAAAAGAGAACAAGAGTTTATATCTTTACCAACAATTATGCTCAAAAAGCCACTAAACAATGAAAATATAATAGATTCAAAACTAGTTAATGGAAGTGTTGTTATATCTATAGATTTTTTTAAAAAATTTGTAGCAGCACTAATAAATATTTTTGGTGGAAATATTTCAACTTATGAAACACTTGTTGATAGAGCAAGAAGAGAAGCAATCTTAAGGATGAAAGAGAATGCAACTAATGCAAATGAAATAATAAATATAAGAATTGAAACTAGTTCAATCTCTAAAAATTCTAAAGCTATAGGTACAGTTGAAGTACTTGCATATGGAACAGCTATTTATCGTGAAATATAATGCTAAAATTCCCAATACAAGTGTAAATGTTACACAAGAGAGTTTTCTATTAAAAACTTTTAAATTGGGCGTATCACTAGCTATATTAGCTACTTTATTTTATCTTTTAATTTCATTGACAGTTAATTTTATAGTTTCTCATTTATCCACAGAACAAGAGAAAAAACTTTTAAATTTTATCACTTACGATATTGATTTAAATGGAAAGGAAGATAAACACCTAAGTGAAATTAAAAATAAGCTTGCAAGTTGTACAAATATCCCTTATAAAACTAAAATTTTTATAAGTTCTGAAGACAATATTGCAAATGCTTATGCCTTACCTGGAGGTTCAATTTATATTACACAAAAATTGATGGATGAACTTAAAAGTGAAAGTGAACTAATCTTTATAATTGCCCATGAGTTATCCCATTTTAAAAATAAAGATCACCTAAAAGGTTTAGGAAATTCACTTTTTTTTGCCTCTATAGGATTAATATTGGGTGAAGAGTATAGCAGTTTATTAAACTATACTATTGGAATTGGAGGAGCTAAATATTCTCAAAATAATGAAATAGCTGCTGATAAATCAGGTTTAGAACTTATGCAATGTGCTTATGATTCAGTATCTGGAGCAACAAATCTTTTTGAAAGAATGGGAAAAAATGAAAAAAAATGGAAATATTTTTTAGCATCGCATCCTGATTTTCATAAA is a window of Halarcobacter sp. DNA encoding:
- a CDS encoding heavy metal-binding domain-containing protein, encoding MYDLIIFLILLIMGYLFGTLAERRHYKSIKKREQEFISLPTIMLKKPLNNENIIDSKLVNGSVVISIDFFKKFVAALINIFGGNISTYETLVDRARREAILRMKENATNANEIINIRIETSSISKNSKAIGTVEVLAYGTAIYREI
- a CDS encoding M48 family metallopeptidase, with amino-acid sequence MEQLFIVKYNAKIPNTSVNVTQESFLLKTFKLGVSLAILATLFYLLISLTVNFIVSHLSTEQEKKLLNFITYDIDLNGKEDKHLSEIKNKLASCTNIPYKTKIFISSEDNIANAYALPGGSIYITQKLMDELKSESELIFIIAHELSHFKNKDHLKGLGNSLFFASIGLILGEEYSSLLNYTIGIGGAKYSQNNEIAADKSGLELMQCAYDSVSGATNLFERMGKNEKKWKYFLASHPDFHKRIEEMKKVIKEQNMNSSKTISF
- a CDS encoding redoxin domain-containing protein: MNEKIKKYIKEIVKYTIFAIIALNIISYYKSQDLNKENLPYDAFKFINDKSYTLNKEKPTLVYFWATWCPICKLQSPTIEELSKDYQVITIASQSGTKEEIQKYLEENNLSFNVVDDTYNDFAYRFNVKAYPTTLIYDKNKNLKFTDVGYTSSFNLKLKLWWSE
- a CDS encoding YbjQ family protein; amino-acid sequence: MIITNIETVPNKEIIEHFGVVSGSTVRAKHLGRDFMAGLKNIFGGELKGYTELLSESRDESINRMIEQAHSLGANAIVNVRFSTSTVAAGAAELYVYGTAVKVV
- a CDS encoding protein adenylyltransferase SelO family protein codes for the protein MKENIQTFDELAKYTNYSFIESLNSDPEEAFNSDNKFPREVFSGHYVSVEPTAIKEPIYISHSKDFFEELGFDEKLIESEDFIKMFSGDISNQSEQIRDKGWATGYALSIYGTEYYAQCPFQTGNGYGDGRAISVLEAVLNGKRWEFQLKGAGRTPYCRGADGRAVLRSSVREFLAQEHMHSLGIPTSRSLTLFTSKKEQVSRPWFRDNSYSKDPELMIEEDVAITTRVAPSFIRVGQLELFGRRARKNEYQDAKKELEMLVLHLIEREYKELISQELNLEEKVLLLAKNYQDRLSSLVANWIRVGYCQGNFNSDNCAAGGFTLDYGPFGFIDMFDPNYQPWTGGGMHFSFFNQPQAAQKNFKSFCSALKPLLDVDSLKKLENIENDFVNIMQSKIEKMWASKLGLDKFDFELFNELINLLMETPIDYTIFFRELSNLPEDINEISNAFYDNSFEKENIKSAWNKWLENWKENLDKDLETISKNMKRINPKYTLREWHLVKAYQDAENGNYELIQELQEIMTKPYEEQTKEIEEKYYRKKPTDFFGIAGISHVSCSS